A single window of Shewanella sp. Choline-02u-19 DNA harbors:
- the ftsB gene encoding cell division protein FtsB has protein sequence MKRLLLALIVLLILLQYRLWLGDKSLADSIHLQEQIKLQQESNAQLVARNQVLREEINDLRSGTEAIEERARNELGMVKEGETFFRVVGGDRLSKQND, from the coding sequence ATGAAACGCCTTCTTCTTGCCTTAATAGTGTTACTTATCTTGCTGCAATATCGCCTTTGGTTAGGGGATAAAAGCCTTGCGGACTCTATTCACCTGCAAGAGCAGATTAAACTACAGCAAGAGAGCAATGCACAATTGGTGGCTAGAAACCAAGTATTAAGAGAAGAAATCAATGATCTACGTAGCGGAACTGAAGCGATTGAAGAGCGAGCCCGTAACGAATTAGGCATGGTTAAAGAGGGAGAGACATTCTTTCGAGTTGTTGGTGGTGACCGCCTCTCAAAACAGAATGATTGA
- the mazG gene encoding nucleoside triphosphate pyrophosphohydrolase produces the protein MTKPVGNMQPLLTIMQKLRDPQSGCAWDKAQTFQSIVPFTLEEAYEVADTIERIALDELPDELGDLLFQVVFYCQLGKEQGMFDFDTVINRICDKLTRRHPHVFTDLKSSSTDQIKQNWEKIKASERAEREQHSVLDDIPLNLPALSRSMKIQKRVSRVGFDWPELPPVVAKIHEEIDEVLHEVNQDDIDPARVKDEMGDLLFAVVNLARHLGVEPEAALRQANQKFERRFRGVETSAEANGKPMSEHTLAELDSYWDQVKRAESDK, from the coding sequence ATGACTAAGCCAGTGGGAAACATGCAGCCTTTGCTGACGATTATGCAAAAGCTGCGAGATCCTCAATCGGGTTGTGCTTGGGATAAAGCCCAAACGTTTCAATCAATCGTGCCTTTCACTTTAGAGGAAGCCTATGAAGTCGCCGATACCATCGAGCGTATTGCACTTGATGAACTGCCAGACGAGTTAGGTGACCTATTGTTTCAGGTGGTATTTTATTGCCAGTTGGGTAAAGAGCAGGGCATGTTTGATTTTGACACTGTCATTAATCGCATTTGCGATAAGTTGACTCGGCGTCACCCGCATGTATTTACCGACCTCAAAAGCAGTAGTACCGATCAGATAAAACAAAACTGGGAAAAAATTAAGGCATCTGAACGCGCAGAGCGTGAACAACATTCAGTACTAGATGATATTCCTCTTAACCTACCAGCACTTTCTCGTTCGATGAAAATTCAAAAAAGAGTCTCTCGTGTCGGTTTTGATTGGCCTGAATTGCCTCCAGTGGTTGCAAAAATCCACGAGGAGATTGATGAAGTACTGCATGAGGTCAATCAAGACGATATTGATCCTGCTAGAGTTAAAGATGAAATGGGTGATCTGCTATTTGCGGTGGTCAATCTAGCTCGGCACTTGGGAGTTGAGCCTGAAGCTGCATTAAGGCAAGCAAATCAAAAGTTTGAAAGGCGCTTTAGAGGGGTTGAAACTAGTGCCGAAGCTAACGGTAAGCCGATGAGTGAACACACATTAGCAGAATTGGATAGCTATTGGGATCAAGTGAAACGAGCTGAGTCGGACAAATAA
- a CDS encoding CTP synthase — translation MTTRYIFVTGGVVSSLGKGIAAASLAAILEARGLNVTIMKLDPYINVDPGTMSPTQHGEVFVTEDGAETDLDLGHYERFIRTKMNRRNNFTTGRIYEEVLRKERRGDYLGATIQVIPHITNAIKEKVLAGGEGHDVAIVEIGGTVGDIESLPFLESIRQLGVELGRERTLFMHLTLVPFLGAAGEVKTKPTQHSVKELRSIGIAPDVLVCRGDRPVPANEKAKISLFCNVEERAVISLKDVDSIYKIPALLKAQNLDQLVTKRFGIDCPEADLHEWEHVIYQEANPTGEIVIGMVGKYIELPDAYKSVNEALKHAGLFNRVSVHIKYIDSQNVEAKGDEVLKGLDGILVPGGFGERGIEGKIMAAKYARENNLPYFGICLGMQVALIEFARNVAGLEGAHSTEFNKETPHPVVGLITEWTNEEGQVEERHETSDLGGTMRLGAQLCHLEEGTKAAGAYKELSCVERHRHRYEVNNNYKDRLENAGMIFSGLSSDRQLVEMIELPNHPWFVASQFHPEFTSTPRDGQPLFEGFIAAAAAYQKRDLG, via the coding sequence ATGACTACAAGGTATATCTTCGTTACTGGTGGCGTTGTTTCATCACTAGGTAAAGGCATTGCAGCAGCATCTTTGGCTGCAATTTTAGAGGCCCGTGGCCTAAACGTAACCATTATGAAGCTGGATCCATACATTAACGTTGATCCAGGTACCATGAGTCCAACACAGCACGGTGAAGTGTTTGTGACTGAAGACGGCGCGGAAACAGATCTTGATTTAGGTCACTATGAGCGTTTCATTCGTACCAAGATGAATCGCCGTAATAACTTTACTACCGGTCGAATTTACGAAGAAGTATTGCGTAAAGAACGTCGTGGCGATTATTTGGGAGCCACTATTCAGGTTATCCCACATATCACCAATGCAATTAAAGAAAAGGTACTCGCTGGTGGCGAAGGCCACGATGTTGCCATCGTTGAGATTGGCGGCACGGTAGGTGATATTGAATCACTGCCTTTCCTTGAGTCTATTCGTCAACTGGGTGTTGAACTCGGTCGCGAAAGAACACTCTTTATGCACCTTACGTTAGTGCCGTTCTTAGGCGCTGCAGGCGAAGTTAAAACCAAGCCTACCCAGCATTCAGTTAAAGAGCTCCGTTCAATCGGTATCGCTCCTGATGTGTTGGTTTGTCGTGGTGACCGTCCTGTACCTGCAAATGAGAAAGCGAAAATTTCGCTATTTTGTAATGTAGAAGAACGTGCCGTTATTTCACTTAAAGATGTTGATAGTATCTATAAGATCCCTGCTTTGCTTAAAGCGCAGAATCTTGATCAACTGGTCACTAAGCGTTTTGGCATTGATTGTCCTGAAGCTGATTTGCACGAGTGGGAACACGTTATCTACCAAGAAGCGAACCCAACAGGCGAAATCGTTATTGGTATGGTCGGTAAGTATATTGAACTACCTGATGCCTATAAATCAGTTAACGAAGCGTTGAAGCACGCGGGTCTGTTTAATCGTGTATCTGTGCATATTAAGTACATTGATTCACAAAACGTTGAAGCTAAAGGCGACGAAGTCCTTAAAGGTCTTGACGGTATCTTGGTTCCTGGCGGATTCGGTGAACGTGGTATCGAAGGTAAGATCATGGCGGCTAAATACGCTCGTGAGAATAACTTACCTTACTTTGGTATCTGTTTAGGTATGCAAGTTGCGCTGATTGAGTTTGCACGTAACGTTGCGGGCCTTGAGGGTGCGCATTCAACTGAATTCAATAAAGAGACACCACATCCTGTAGTTGGCTTGATCACTGAGTGGACTAACGAAGAAGGTCAGGTTGAAGAGCGTCATGAAACATCAGATCTAGGCGGTACTATGCGCTTAGGTGCGCAGTTATGCCATCTAGAAGAAGGCACAAAAGCGGCTGGAGCCTATAAAGAACTCAGTTGTGTTGAGCGTCATCGTCATCGTTATGAAGTGAACAACAACTACAAAGATCGTCTTGAAAATGCAGGCATGATTTTTAGTGGCCTTTCTTCAGATCGTCAATTGGTTGAAATGATTGAGCTACCAAATCACCCATGGTTTGTAGCGAGTCAATTCCACCCTGAATTTACATCGACACCTCGTGATGGTCAGCCATTATTTGAAGGGTTTATTGCAGCAGCTGCCGCGTATCAGAAACGCGATTTAGGCTAA
- the relA gene encoding GTP diphosphokinase — MVSVREAHFNDPHFQLEEWVKRYISDSNEAKTLLELIEQVELLVGQNKEANLPVLQRAREMIEILAPLNMDIETLQAAILFVVFDADLITQEDIQERFGPKLEVLVSSVETMNAIGALKVNNQTRHGEPQIDNIRKMLLAMVEDVRAVVIKLAERICLLREIKNADEDVKVLIAREIADVYAPLANRLGIGQLKWELEDISFRYLHPQTYKDIAKQLDGKRLDRETFIDDFVSQLQARLDQDEIRAKVYGRPKHIYSIWKKMNGKQLKFDELFDVRAVRIVTDRLQDCYGALGVVHTLWHHIPREFDDYVANPKPNGYQSIHTIVVGPEGKTVEIQIRTEQMHEDAELGVAAHWKYKEGSASSSGKQSGYEEKINWLRKILQWQEDVAESGNLVEEVRSQVFEDRVYVFTPSGEVVDLPLGSTVLDFAYYIHSHVGHKCIGAKVDGRIVQFTYQVETGQRIEIITSKNPNPKRDWLNPNLGYIKTSRARSKIQHWFKQQDRDKNIVAGREMLENELARTNLKLKDAQSAVERFNMVSMDDLLAGIGGGDVRLNQVVNHVQSKLRTHEQSDEEVLEDLVKKSHSKPARKGQGQVEVNGVGNLMSHIAKCCQPVPGDEIFGFITKGRGISVHRADCDQVKELIRAQPERSVDVVWGENYSGGYKIRLRVIASDRSGLLRDLTSVLAAEKSNVLAMSSSSDVKTQTAAIELELELYNLDGLSRVMAKLSQVDGVSEARRV; from the coding sequence ATGGTATCAGTTCGCGAAGCACATTTTAACGACCCTCACTTTCAACTAGAAGAGTGGGTAAAACGTTATATTAGTGATTCCAACGAAGCCAAAACTCTTTTGGAGTTGATAGAGCAGGTTGAGTTATTAGTGGGCCAAAATAAAGAGGCCAACCTTCCTGTACTGCAACGTGCTCGAGAGATGATTGAAATCCTTGCACCTTTGAATATGGATATTGAAACGCTGCAAGCTGCCATTTTGTTTGTTGTTTTTGATGCAGACTTAATCACTCAAGAAGACATTCAAGAGCGCTTTGGCCCAAAACTTGAAGTTTTGGTCTCCAGTGTGGAAACCATGAATGCCATTGGTGCGCTAAAAGTTAACAATCAAACCCGCCATGGTGAGCCGCAAATAGACAACATTCGTAAAATGTTGCTGGCGATGGTTGAAGATGTGCGTGCCGTGGTGATTAAGCTTGCTGAGCGTATTTGTTTGCTGCGGGAAATTAAGAATGCCGACGAAGACGTAAAGGTACTTATTGCGAGAGAGATTGCTGATGTGTATGCACCGTTGGCAAATCGTCTTGGTATTGGGCAGTTGAAATGGGAGCTTGAAGATATCTCTTTTCGCTACCTGCATCCGCAAACTTATAAAGATATCGCCAAGCAACTTGATGGTAAACGCCTCGATAGAGAAACCTTTATCGACGACTTTGTGAGCCAGCTGCAAGCGCGTTTAGATCAGGACGAGATCCGAGCCAAAGTGTATGGCCGTCCAAAACATATCTACAGCATCTGGAAAAAGATGAATGGCAAGCAACTCAAATTTGATGAGTTGTTTGATGTTCGAGCGGTAAGAATTGTTACCGACAGACTACAAGATTGCTATGGAGCATTGGGTGTTGTACATACTCTTTGGCATCATATTCCGCGTGAATTCGACGATTACGTCGCTAACCCTAAGCCGAATGGCTATCAGTCAATCCACACTATTGTGGTGGGGCCTGAAGGTAAAACAGTCGAGATTCAAATCCGTACTGAACAGATGCACGAAGATGCTGAATTAGGTGTCGCCGCCCACTGGAAATATAAAGAGGGCAGTGCAAGTAGCAGTGGCAAGCAAAGCGGCTATGAAGAAAAGATTAACTGGTTACGTAAAATCCTACAGTGGCAAGAAGATGTCGCTGAAAGCGGTAACCTCGTCGAAGAGGTACGTAGCCAAGTTTTTGAAGACCGTGTCTATGTATTTACCCCTAGTGGCGAAGTTGTTGATCTTCCGCTAGGTTCGACGGTGCTGGATTTTGCTTACTATATTCATTCGCATGTCGGACATAAGTGTATTGGCGCCAAGGTTGACGGCCGTATTGTCCAGTTTACTTACCAAGTTGAAACAGGGCAGCGGATTGAAATCATTACTTCTAAAAATCCAAATCCGAAAAGAGATTGGCTTAATCCTAATCTAGGCTATATCAAAACGTCACGGGCACGCTCTAAGATCCAACATTGGTTTAAGCAACAAGATAGAGACAAAAACATTGTTGCAGGCCGTGAAATGCTTGAAAACGAACTGGCGCGCACTAACTTAAAACTCAAAGACGCTCAATCCGCCGTGGAACGATTTAACATGGTCAGCATGGACGATCTCCTTGCCGGGATCGGTGGTGGTGATGTTCGTCTTAATCAAGTTGTTAACCATGTTCAAAGCAAGTTGCGTACTCACGAGCAGTCTGACGAAGAGGTACTAGAAGATCTTGTTAAAAAGAGTCACAGCAAACCGGCCAGAAAAGGGCAAGGACAGGTAGAGGTTAACGGCGTAGGCAATTTAATGAGCCACATTGCTAAATGTTGTCAGCCGGTCCCCGGTGATGAGATTTTCGGTTTCATTACTAAAGGCCGTGGTATCTCGGTGCATCGTGCCGATTGCGATCAAGTAAAAGAGCTTATTCGCGCCCAACCAGAACGTTCTGTTGATGTTGTCTGGGGAGAGAACTACTCCGGCGGCTACAAAATTCGTTTACGAGTGATTGCAAGTGATCGTTCGGGATTGCTTAGAGATCTGACATCTGTACTTGCTGCGGAAAAGTCTAATGTTCTTGCAATGAGCTCATCGTCAGATGTCAAAACGCAAACAGCAGCCATTGAACTTGAGCTTGAACTGTACAATTTGGATGGTTTATCTCGTGTGATGGCCAAGTTGTCACAAGTCGATGGCGTCAGCGAAGCTCGTAGAGTATAA
- the ispD gene encoding 2-C-methyl-D-erythritol 4-phosphate cytidylyltransferase, translating into MSQSTKQIIAVVPAAGIGSRMGAEVPKQYLALNEQTILGHTLDCLLSHAGISTVIIALHPQDKYFSTLPQATHPKLLAVIGGNERADSVLAALQHADEDSWVLVHDAARPCLSHADIDKLIASSSVFPQGAILGAPVRDTMKRSKDNGEICNTVCRDKLWHALTPQYFPVKPLRDNLKAALAAGALITDEASAMEWAGIMPGIISGRADNIKVTHPDDLQLASLFLKNLSSIG; encoded by the coding sequence ATGAGCCAATCAACTAAACAAATCATCGCTGTCGTACCAGCCGCAGGGATAGGCAGTCGCATGGGTGCTGAGGTGCCAAAACAGTATTTAGCCCTTAACGAGCAAACGATCCTCGGACACACTTTGGATTGCTTGTTGAGTCATGCTGGCATCTCAACGGTGATCATTGCGCTCCATCCACAAGATAAGTATTTTTCAACGCTGCCTCAGGCGACACATCCTAAATTATTAGCCGTAATTGGCGGAAATGAGCGAGCTGACTCAGTGCTTGCGGCTCTGCAACATGCTGATGAAGACAGTTGGGTGTTAGTACATGATGCGGCGCGCCCCTGTTTAAGTCATGCCGATATCGATAAACTCATAGCTTCAAGCTCGGTCTTTCCACAAGGGGCGATATTAGGCGCTCCAGTGCGTGACACCATGAAGCGCAGCAAGGATAATGGCGAGATATGTAATACTGTTTGCCGTGACAAACTTTGGCATGCCTTAACACCGCAGTATTTTCCTGTTAAGCCGTTAAGGGATAATCTAAAAGCTGCATTGGCTGCAGGAGCACTTATCACTGACGAAGCGTCAGCTATGGAGTGGGCAGGCATTATGCCGGGTATTATTAGCGGTCGCGCTGACAACATCAAAGTGACCCATCCTGATGATCTGCAGCTGGCTTCGCTATTTCTTAAAAATCTAAGCAGCATAGGCTAA
- the eno gene encoding phosphopyruvate hydratase gives MAKIINIIGREIMDSRGNPTVEAEVHLEGGFMGMAAAPSGASTGSREALELRDGDKSRYMGKGVLKAVANINGLIKDALLGQDATAQATIDQIMIDVDGTENKDKLGANAILAVSLAAAKAAAAFKGMPLYAHIAELNGTPGQYSMPVPMMNILNGGEHADNNVDIQEFMVQPVGAKSFREALRMGAEIFHSLKSVLKSKGLNTAVGDEGGFAPNLASNADALAMIKIAVEKAGYKLGTDVTLALDCAASEFYKDGQYNLAGEGKVFTANGFSDFLKSLTEQYPIASIEDGLDESDWDGWAYQTQIMGDKIQLVGDDLFVTNTKILKRGIDNNIANSILIKFNQIGSLTETLAAIRMAKEAGYTVVISHRSGETEDSTIADLAVATSAGQIKTGSLCRSDRVAKYNQLLRIEEQLGEKAPYNGLSEIKGQA, from the coding sequence ATGGCTAAGATTATTAACATTATCGGTCGCGAAATCATGGATTCTCGCGGTAACCCAACTGTTGAAGCTGAAGTTCATTTAGAAGGCGGATTCATGGGTATGGCTGCAGCACCATCTGGCGCATCTACGGGTAGCCGTGAAGCACTAGAACTTCGTGATGGCGACAAGTCTCGCTACATGGGTAAAGGTGTATTAAAGGCAGTGGCAAACATTAACGGTCTTATTAAAGACGCGTTACTGGGCCAAGATGCAACGGCACAAGCGACAATCGATCAGATTATGATTGATGTTGACGGCACTGAGAACAAAGATAAGTTAGGCGCTAACGCGATCCTTGCTGTTTCTTTGGCTGCTGCAAAAGCGGCTGCTGCATTTAAAGGTATGCCTTTATATGCGCACATTGCTGAGCTGAACGGTACTCCAGGTCAGTACTCAATGCCTGTTCCTATGATGAACATCTTGAACGGTGGTGAGCACGCTGATAACAACGTTGATATCCAAGAGTTCATGGTTCAACCTGTTGGTGCTAAGAGCTTCCGTGAAGCATTACGTATGGGCGCAGAAATTTTCCATAGTCTAAAGAGCGTACTTAAGTCTAAAGGCTTAAACACTGCTGTTGGTGATGAAGGTGGTTTTGCTCCAAACCTTGCTTCTAACGCAGACGCACTTGCTATGATCAAGATTGCTGTTGAAAAAGCGGGTTACAAGCTAGGCACTGATGTCACGCTTGCACTTGACTGTGCTGCTTCTGAGTTCTACAAAGATGGTCAGTATAATCTTGCTGGCGAAGGCAAAGTTTTCACTGCAAACGGTTTCTCTGACTTCCTTAAGTCATTAACTGAGCAGTATCCAATTGCATCAATCGAAGATGGCTTAGATGAGTCTGATTGGGATGGTTGGGCTTACCAAACTCAAATCATGGGCGACAAGATTCAATTAGTGGGTGACGATTTATTCGTGACTAACACTAAAATCTTAAAGCGTGGTATCGACAACAATATCGCTAACTCAATTCTTATTAAGTTCAACCAAATTGGTTCACTTACTGAGACATTAGCTGCAATTCGCATGGCGAAAGAAGCGGGTTACACTGTTGTTATTTCACACCGTAGCGGCGAAACAGAAGATTCAACTATTGCTGATCTTGCTGTTGCGACTTCTGCTGGCCAAATTAAGACAGGTTCTCTATGTCGTAGTGACCGTGTTGCTAAATACAACCAATTACTGCGTATCGAAGAGCAACTTGGCGAAAAAGCACCTTATAACGGCTTAAGCGAGATTAAAGGCCAAGCATAA